Within the Glycine max cultivar Williams 82 chromosome 12, Glycine_max_v4.0, whole genome shotgun sequence genome, the region TGCAATCAATTATTATAAtcacattaaaattattatataacttaaaatgaattctcttttaaaaaaatgaaatagattTATTGCTTAGAACTCTTGAAAATATTATGTGTATACAtttctattgaaaaaaaaattcgtaTGTATTATTATAGATTACAATTGACTCCCGccctattttcaaatatattagaATTGGTGTCTTTTAATTCACTGCcattatataattagttatattttcttgccataatataatttattataaaattttagtttattatcaATCAAgctatataaaaaatgtatctagTCTACTATTGGTATACTAATAATGGtacgttaaaaaaataatataagaatttcTGTTTTTGacattaaaataatcttttttagtACATTTAGGACATTGATTGTAGTCCTTGTAATTATTtctctaaataaattatttttaaaaattaattataattttttcatctgtagaataaatgaataatttcatatttaaaatttaatatactataaacatactaaaaattaaatttaatattatagatgacaaaattaatatctaaaaaatataataaaaacatttttttagaataaatcaaatttataaacatatttataaatatggtttaaactttaaattataaaaaacggtttaaattatagaaataatatatttacgGATTTTATTTCCCTCTAATGATAACCTTTATTaaaaatccaataaaaaatttaagattcaaaatttaaaagtcctcaacaaattaattataactatttaaaacatgttaaatGGAAAAATTCggttaccaattaaaaatatattgattataataaatataattatggtTTGAAACTGAACTTAATATGTTCGAAGCAccacatatataaatacatattaCCTGAGCTTCTCTCCATATGATATATATACTCAAAAGCTTGAAAGTTTCTCCTGAAACGTCATGTGAATTCCTAACCTCttaaggaatatatatatatatatatatatgggttattttaatttaaaaataattaatacagaCATAGATTATATCTTATAAGAAAAAACTGAACATCATTtctaatttaaatcttttataaataagaagGGAAGTAGTATAAGTGCGGAGGAGgtagtattaaaaatatatatttttccctCCACTTTTGTCATGGTGGAAATGTGCGGCCTACACTTACAGATGCTATTTTCCTTCGTCGTTTCCTGTCCAATATTCTGGtgcaaattgatttttaaagtgTTATAATCCTaggaaatgaataaattaaggaAATGGAGCAACTTTGGATAAAAACTCTTGTTTGCAAGTAAAAGAAGCACTCATACCCTATGCATATTTGCACTAAAAAATAACACCCGCAGTTCACATAATCTCCTTTAACTTTAGGGTTAACCTTTTGACGTAGATAAGGTCAATCACTGCTATTATTTcggttttaaaattgaaaatagtaaTGTTTAATTAGTGAACCCTTGACCTCTTTGAAATACTTAAACTAATTTGTTGTGAAAGACAGTTATTCATGTAGtacagtgatttttttttttttacctctagTGGCATTACCTTTTCAAATTATTGCAATGATGTGACTTTGTAAAAGGTTGGCAAGGAAGGACCCTCTACGGATTTGGGGGTTAGGGTTTTTGCTTCTGTATGCTTGCTTGATTTTCCTGGGGAAAAGTCTTGctgtcaagaaaaaaaaaataaaggcatGGACGATTGGGGTAGATTTGGTTTTTTGGAGGTGTTTGTAGTGAATGGGGAAAATTAGGAGCGATTATATGTTTTGTGTGATAGATAGTTTACTTGGTGGCAATTATGtgatgtagaaaaaaaaaaaaaaaactaactcgACATTTCAGCTAATGGGTTATGTAAGTCCGTGCCTAAGTAACATGCTATTTGCTTACATGATAATTGGTAATGTACATGTGAATGACACGCGATAATTCATGAATACATGACAGTTAATTAAGAGTGTACATGTGGGTGACATGCGATGATCTAACTGTTCCATATGGACTGTTAATTGTTATGTATGCATAAAATTTAGATGTGTTTATCGTCAGCTGTCACAAAGACAAATAACATATTAGTAGGAAATAAGCATTAATTTTAACGAATATCTTTTAACCATAAGATTAAAGTGAggataaattacatttttagaGATTTAATGACATTTTGATACTTTTAGGgacctaaataataataaaatacactTTTAAGGATggtttatccttcttttttattttgcaagATCTCGAGCTGTTTGTGAATGTTGATTTTTAGGCTACTTTGCACTACCCTAACACAtggattaattttatcaaacatgaaGTTATACTCCACGTAAGATCACTAagaaatctgaaaaaaaaaaagggggctTTCGTGAAGACTAACCTCAccatgtattttaaatttttattgggTTAAACAGGAAAAAGTATATTCATTAactatttcatctagatctaaAAAATGAAGTCTGCTCCGGATCCTCCTGCatgcattataaaaaaaaaaatccccaactattattattcatttcttATATATCCTGAGATTATGACCCTTAAGTCTTGGAGGGGAGAGTCAAGCTTCTGAAGGTGGTCGAAgagttaatattataatttactacCAGCATCTATATATCTTGGCTGTTACATGTAAACCTTTCTCAATCATATAATATTCACAAAAATTTATCGAGAACGAGAGAAGGCACATCGTTTTCTATTGTAAAGTTTTTTAGCTGCTCAATGGCAACGGCAGGCAAATAATTTGTGACCTATTGAAGGGACCTTTCAAAAGCTAGTAGCTAGGGCTTGgtaagaaaataatttgaacCATATTGTACAGTATATTGAGTCCTATATATAAAGACATTCTCCTATATATCACGCAGGATGGTCCAAACTTGcacctttaatttttaattaattaatccaaATGGTTCAAGGGGTCCATGCCTAAGCTGACTCCTACTGCCGTCTTTCCTTAAAATTCTCTTTtgattttagtataaaaaattggaggaaaaaagtaatattaatgTCAATTCTTAAGATTGATGTTAAGCATATacaaataagattttattgGAAAATGTGCttattgtataaaattattaaaaaaattaataaattaatgctttcttttataataataaaatatttattaatattaaatgtttaaaattaaacttaagaactaattaatatcaacaaaatgaaaaattgaaccCTATGTCGAATAAGAGGGGAGGAAAAGGTATATgagcaaaagaaaaaacttcCCATGATTAATATTTAGAGCTTTTCGGCTGTCGaatatttctttatttccaTTTATGGTTAAGATTTTGAACTCGTTTGACTTCTAATTAAACCCATATTGTATAATACTTTCACGTATGCGATAGTAAAAACCAGAAAGAAGGCAGATCAATAAAAATAGCTTGTAAGTGGTGCGTCGTCCACTAGCTAACAACTTGTTAATGTGAAATCACACTTTTGACTTCAAGATATATTATGCAACATGTTGACATAATTtggattttatgaatttttaaacctttcaattttcattttaattcttttaagtttttgtttgGATATGATTGATTTAGTTTTAGACACTCCTGTAAATTAGACATCCTTTACAATAAGTATTTGTGACTAATAACCCAAATCTAAAGGATACCAAAGAAGACTAGAATATGATGCAAATCACAGTTATagaatttctctcctttaggAGTGCACAAGAAACCCATTGGGTAGGGGAGACTTTCTGGGTTAATTTTTTGTCCTAGGTTAAAAATAATGTATGTCTTCCAATTTATTGAATTAATCTCACTCACAATACAtaactaattaagaaattttctagtatgaaaacaacaaaataaagatataCAAATTAacgagaaaaaataaagaagatgaGAATATTATCAAGTatgtcaaaattttaaattattaagtgaGATGTGTAATTATTTTAGATCACATTATTAATACGCCCCCCTATGCAAAAGAACTTCTTGGGACGACAGAAAGGTGGTAACCTAACCACATATAGATAGTGCTTATACCTTCCAAACTACTCCAACTCATTGATCATTCCACTAGCCATCTCaagcttatatatataatcgttCTCACTTTATAGCACCTTGTTCAATTCTAAGACTTACATCACGCATATGGGGAATACAAGTGCAGCCCTAGTGTCCATACTTGCCCTAATCATGTTCTCTACATTCTTCATGACTTTACAGGCTCGTAGTACTCTCCATGGTCATAATCCATTATTCGCTCACAAAAAAGTTGTTGCCATCGAAAACCTTCTCCACAAATCGGGTATTCACATATCAAAGCATGTACATATTCCAATTGGTAATGATCTCCCACTAGCACCTGCAGATAGACTTGCACCAGGAGGACCTGATCCTCAGCATAATGTAAGAGCACCACCACGCAAGTCATAGTTTATTATGTGTGGAGATCATATATAGTGGCTACATTCATGTATGCATGCATGCCTTGTTTTGTTTAGCTACAGTGGTGTGAGCTTAATTTTCAGGTGTGCATGCATGCAGTGGTACCTTCTCCCTAGCTAAGTTGTAAACTTCATAGTGTTCTCAAATTGAATAATGCTATTTCTACCCACAATTTTCTACAATATTTTCtcacaacattttttttctctttgtctcttctcttattattattacttttcttGTGTTAAACTTCCTTCTCTTCCCCAAAAAATATTGTGAGAGATTGTTGTGGAAATAGCATTACTCTTTCAAATAAAACCCTACATGCTTGGAAAATCTTTGTATACATGTTTTGGAGCCTATGTGGGTGATGTAGGGTGGATAGTATATTGTTTCTGTTATTTTGTCTACGGTGATATACCAGTCCTGtttgtctttatcttttatctatgtttcttttgtttgttattttatgtAACCTTGTTTACTGGAGGTGTTTTAGCAGATCAATGAAGACGAACCAgggttttttctctctctcgtaatttatattatttttaatcatataacataatatatagcTTTACCTACTTATATGGCATAATTTTTTCTTGTCACAAATCAACTATGCCAAAaacttaatttcaataaaaagaacataaatagttttttattaaatttttattaatttcaaaggataaaacttaattacatataattttatttaagtttttttagtattgattttcaattaaaattggaATTTCACCTCAATAATTTATGTTgacttttaatataaatttttattacacGGGTTATTAAGATAGAATTCTAACTATAATTGAAAAAcgacacaaaaaataattataaaactagTTTTATCCTTTTTTACACTCTTCTCAGTTTATTTCTTCGCCATAAAGGCAAAATTATTTCTACGAAAGGTAGTTAAGGAGGGAACTTAATTCATAATTGTACTGATATTCCTCTCAAAACAatggaaaaaaagaataaattaaggCAAAGTTCGATTCAagttttcactttaatttcccTTTCCAAAAGTATAttcaaagaatatatatatatatatatatatatatatatatatatcgtgaACAAACTAAATTAAACTCACAAGAAACGTGTAACAAAACAAACTTACTAGAGACAATATGTAAACCTTCAAATATCTAGTAAACAAAATGTATAATCAGAGATTTTTTTTAGCTCAGTTGGGTATAAGTAGAATACTGAGTTGTTATAAAtcttttatacttattttttattcctactgataaaataacaaaatgtataatttgtaggatacaaatataataagtttttaatGCGTATATTCATATTGATCAGTATTAACAATAATTAGCTGTTGGATGACAATCATgcagaaaaaggaaacaaagagtCGTTGGAAACAGATCCCTATGATTGTGCTACTGATAATGGAAAGCTGTTGGAAGACTAATCTGCTTTAAGTGGCACAAATCAATCTGGCAAATAAACCAGATTGTAGCTAACCATATTTAGGAAACTTATTCTATATTTAGAATTTCCTAATCTGCAATCAATTCACATGTAATTACTTTATGCGGAATCATTGTACACTATGCTATATAATTATCCCTTGACTTTCTTGTATCGATGCAGAGAGTTCACGTTTCAAAAAGGTTATACAATTTATCAGTTTTCTTCTTGGTATCTAGATCCTTTGTGAACACCTTGCTACACCATGACTTCCTTCTCTCTAAATATTAGCAATTTCATCACTCTCAGAATCACCCCTACAAACTACCCATTATGGCGTGAACAAGCCTTAGCATTAGCAAAAAGTCAAGCTAGACTTGGTTGGTCACCTTACGAATGATCGATGATCCAACCCCCCCTCAATACACCACACCATATTCCAATGACACAACAAACACAGAAATTTTTGTTCCAAAATTAACTGACGAATTCATTGCTTGGCGCAACACAGATCGTCTTCTTCAAGGGTGGATAATTGCAACACTCTGTGAGGAAGCACTTGGACTCGTTGTTGGCTTAGACATTGCCCATGTTGTTTGGACTGCACTTAAAGATTCATATGTGAAAGACTCGCAAGAACGTGAATTCACATTTTGTCAACAGATTACATACCTCCGCAAGGAAGATGATCAAAGTATTGGTGAACACATCTGCACTTTCAAAGGTTTATGCGGCAACCTTGCTGTAATTGGGAAACCTATCCCAGACAAAGAGAAAGTTTTCTATCTCCTTACAAGCCTCGGGCACGAGTATGAAACATTCACAACAACCATGCTAAAACCTCCAAGGTCATCATACTCTGAGTTAATCTCACAATTCCAAAGCCATGATCAACGTCGCAATTAGTTCTCCAATCATTCCAATGCGCACAACTCTTTCACTCCTCAAGTGGATTTATATAGTGAACAACAACGATCTCATCAGTTTTCCTCTCAACATCAAAGGAATTCTCAAACCTTCACGTCAACTGGGAGAGGATTTCAAGATCAACAACCCAAgagccaaaataaaagtcaAATCCTTATGAGCACACAACAAAGACGTCCTCCACCATCGGGACAATGTCGTATGACTCTTGCAAAATGAGAACAATATCAGAATGAAAAATGTCAATACTGTGATAAACTGGGCCATATAGTAAAGATATGTTGGTGGGTGTCCAAGAAACCAACTCAATCTGATGATATACCTCAAGCACTTGCAGCCCTTACCTTAGACAACACAATTGCTGAAACAAAATGGACCTCTGACACCGAGGCCTCTAATCACATGATAAGTAAAGCTAGTATGTTGAGTAATATCCAACAATATTCAGGTACAGACTCTGTGCTTATTGGTGATGGTTCTTCTCTCCCAATTCATGGTATTGGAAACACATTCattaagcaaaaaaatataactcTACCTCTTCATGATGTCTTACTTGTCcctgatttaacaaaaaatttactttctaTAAGCCAACTAACAAAACAATTTCTTGTTAATTGTGAGTTTTCAAATGCTGATTTTTGTGTTAAGGAACGAGAAACAGGGAAACCGATTATCACCGGGAGGTGCAAGGGTGACTTATATGTTCTCTCCTCTTTGCTAGAATCAAATTTTTCTAATCGTTTCTAATCAGGATCAGCATACATTTGGCATCAACATCTAGGACATCCTCAAATAAAGGCTTTACAATTACTAAAGaacaaatgattaattgatgtAGTTGGAATCTTGAAATCTGAACATCTTTGTGATAGTTGTCAATTGGGAAAACTTACTAAATtgcctttctcttcttctgaACACTCTAGTTCTTCTATCTTTGAAAAAATACATTGTGATTTATGGGGACCTGCTCATGTCTTATCTATtagtaaattcaaatattatgcATGCTTGGTTGATGATTTTTCTAAATACACATGGATCATTCCCTTACAACATAAATCTAACTTTGTTAatgcttatttatcttttgaACAATATGTTAAAAAGCAATTTAACAAAGAAATCAAAGTTTTTCATTCTGATGGAGGAGGTGAATTCATCAACTCCAAACTTTCAACTCATTTTCGTTTA harbors:
- the LOC112998575 gene encoding CLAVATA3/ESR (CLE)-related protein 13 — encoded protein: MGNTSAALVSILALIMFSTFFMTLQARSTLHGHNPLFAHKKVVAIENLLHKSGIHISKHVHIPIGNDLPLAPADRLAPGGPDPQHNKKETKSRWKQIPMIVLLIMESCWKTNLL